One Methanobrevibacter millerae genomic region harbors:
- a CDS encoding TIGR03576 family pyridoxal phosphate-dependent enzyme, with protein MIVNNSLDEVKKRENALAIIKDWVLNKSRDSLYDLTGLSGGFIASPSEINLLETYVGPAIFEEELQKVGIEHMGGEKVLPLNRTSSGILATILTLVGENTNVVHYLAKLPAHPSIPRSCALVGANYSETDDFDEFFIPENTSLVVITGSTMDHEVIDLDNFKKVIEMAHEKDIPVMVDDASGARLRTVVFNQPKACDLGADISITSTDKLMPGPRGGLMAGRKELIDEIKVKVNQFGLEAQPPAILAMVNGIKNFDGDNLINSFSRKDELLELLSLSFTNFKSTPTGVMITPEDLASELDVEHNLSDDDVAYVFSFILLKEHGIITIPPVSMPGASATIRFDLSTSDAFKLDLDDLNKKIVSSFNNLKELVINEDECREIVFNF; from the coding sequence ATGATAGTTAACAACTCATTGGATGAAGTCAAGAAAAGGGAAAATGCCCTTGCCATAATTAAGGATTGGGTTTTAAACAAGTCCCGTGATTCATTATACGACTTGACAGGTTTATCCGGAGGATTCATTGCAAGTCCTTCCGAAATTAACCTTCTGGAAACCTATGTCGGTCCGGCCATTTTCGAAGAGGAACTTCAAAAAGTCGGAATTGAGCATATGGGTGGTGAAAAGGTTCTCCCTCTAAACAGGACTTCATCAGGAATTCTTGCAACGATATTAACTCTTGTAGGTGAAAATACTAATGTGGTTCACTACCTGGCCAAGCTGCCTGCGCACCCTTCAATTCCAAGAAGCTGTGCTCTAGTAGGTGCCAATTACAGTGAAACAGATGATTTTGATGAATTTTTCATACCTGAAAACACTTCCCTTGTGGTAATTACCGGCTCCACGATGGACCATGAGGTCATTGACCTGGACAACTTCAAAAAGGTCATTGAAATGGCTCATGAAAAGGATATTCCGGTAATGGTTGATGACGCTTCTGGAGCAAGGCTTAGAACTGTTGTGTTCAACCAGCCGAAGGCATGCGATCTGGGTGCTGACATTTCAATAACAAGTACGGATAAGTTAATGCCGGGTCCTAGGGGAGGATTAATGGCAGGTAGAAAGGAATTGATTGATGAGATTAAGGTAAAGGTCAATCAGTTCGGTTTGGAAGCTCAGCCTCCAGCTATTCTTGCAATGGTAAACGGTATCAAGAATTTCGATGGAGACAACTTAATCAACAGCTTTTCAAGAAAGGATGAGCTATTGGAATTGTTGTCTTTAAGTTTCACCAATTTCAAATCCACTCCGACCGGGGTCATGATAACTCCTGAGGATTTGGCATCAGAGCTTGACGTGGAGCATAATCTCTCAGATGATGACGTTGCTTACGTATTCTCATTTATCTTATTGAAGGAGCATGGAATAATCACCATTCCTCCGGTATCAATGCCGGGAGCATCCGCTACAATAAGATTCGATTTATCAACAAGTGATGCTTTCAAGTTGGATTTGGATGATTTAAATAAAAAAATAGTATCTTCATTCAATAACCTTAAGGAATTGGTTATTAATGAAGATGAATGTAGGGAGATTGTATTTAATTTTTAA
- a CDS encoding acetyl-CoA carboxylase biotin carboxylase subunit: MFEKVLIANRGEIAIRVMRACRELDIKSVAVYSDADKTSLYTNYADESYPLGNPSPAKSYLNIEKIINIANEAGADAIHPGYGFLAENPKFGEECEKNGIKLIGPSGKVIHEMGDKITSKALMKKAGVPVIEGTPEGVSDIEEAKEIARQIGYPVIVKASAGGGGIGMRAVYEEEELVRAIESTQSVAATNFGDSTVFIEKYLEKPRHIEFQLLADEHGNIIHVADRECSIQRRHQKLLEEAPSPIMTDELREEMGGSAVKAAEYIGYTSAGTVEFLYDNGNYYFLEMNTRIQVEHPITELVTNTDLIKEQIRIAAGEELSYEQNDIKVNGHAIECRINAEDPLNDFAPNPGKITGYRSPGGPGVRLDSGVYMNYTIPTFYDSMISKLITYGRNREDAINRMKRALSEYIILGVKTTIPFHKAVLRNPNFISGDLNTHFIDQYKKGIESEMDNVIAEDADYVNRLKSTFMPGKKIAAISAAVGSYQNMAMSHKAKK, translated from the coding sequence ATGTTTGAAAAAGTATTAATTGCAAATAGAGGAGAAATTGCGATTAGGGTTATGCGTGCATGCCGTGAACTTGACATAAAAAGCGTAGCCGTATACTCTGATGCAGATAAGACCTCCCTTTATACAAATTATGCGGATGAAAGCTATCCTTTAGGTAATCCTTCACCTGCCAAATCCTATTTGAATATTGAAAAGATAATCAATATTGCCAATGAAGCTGGAGCTGATGCAATTCACCCAGGATACGGATTTTTAGCAGAAAATCCTAAATTTGGAGAAGAGTGTGAAAAAAACGGAATAAAGCTTATCGGCCCTAGCGGAAAGGTCATTCATGAAATGGGAGACAAGATTACGTCAAAGGCATTGATGAAAAAGGCCGGCGTTCCGGTCATTGAAGGTACTCCCGAAGGTGTCAGCGATATTGAAGAAGCAAAGGAAATAGCCAGACAAATCGGATATCCCGTAATTGTCAAGGCTTCTGCAGGAGGCGGAGGAATAGGTATGCGTGCTGTCTATGAGGAAGAGGAACTCGTGCGTGCAATCGAATCCACACAATCCGTTGCAGCCACAAACTTCGGTGATTCAACTGTATTCATTGAAAAGTACCTTGAAAAACCAAGGCACATTGAATTCCAACTGTTGGCTGACGAACATGGAAACATCATTCACGTGGCGGACAGGGAATGTTCAATCCAGAGAAGACACCAGAAGCTGCTTGAAGAAGCTCCTTCCCCAATCATGACCGATGAATTGCGTGAAGAGATGGGTGGAAGCGCCGTTAAGGCAGCAGAATACATCGGATACACAAGCGCAGGTACAGTAGAGTTCCTTTATGACAACGGAAACTACTATTTCCTTGAAATGAACACCCGTATTCAAGTGGAACACCCAATTACCGAGCTTGTAACCAATACGGACCTCATTAAAGAACAGATCAGGATTGCCGCCGGAGAAGAGTTAAGCTATGAGCAAAACGACATTAAGGTAAACGGCCACGCAATCGAATGCCGTATCAATGCAGAAGATCCTTTAAATGACTTTGCACCTAATCCTGGTAAAATTACAGGTTACAGATCTCCTGGAGGTCCGGGAGTACGTCTGGACAGTGGAGTCTACATGAACTATACCATTCCTACATTTTACGATTCAATGATTTCCAAACTGATTACCTATGGAAGAAACAGGGAAGACGCCATTAACAGAATGAAAAGAGCATTGAGCGAATACATCATTTTAGGCGTTAAAACCACAATTCCATTCCATAAGGCTGTTTTGAGAAACCCTAATTTCATTAGCGGAGATTTGAATACTCACTTTATTGACCAGTACAAGAAAGGAATCGAAAGCGAAATGGATAACGTCATTGCCGAGGATGCGGACTACGTTAACAGGCTCAAATCCACATTCATGCCTGGCAAAAAGATAGCTGCCATTTCTGCAGCGGTCGGTTCCTATCAAAACATGGCAATGAGTCATAAGGCTAAAAAATAA
- a CDS encoding putative RNA uridine N3 methyltransferase, giving the protein MYKDELSIFIPNSFLSESKDLKVRTYKVGILGRALAVFQADNVIIYNDDHVKNEDGESDAAFMAEVLSFMDTPQYLRKQAFPIKKELKHVGILPPLRTPHHPLNNQPDVGDYRQGFTVKRNNKGTFVDIGMDKLAFCKEQLSVKKIFDFKIAKIAKKEVIVTPDKPDDIYWGYDVISSNKSLKNSLKLIKPDLVIETTRYGDYIDSIFDELKHKVEESKSIAILFGGPYSSIQEDVSNANWDLIKLNTIPNQGTETVRTEEAVVATLSLFNFMRY; this is encoded by the coding sequence ATGTATAAAGATGAGCTATCTATATTTATTCCAAATTCGTTTTTATCTGAGTCTAAAGACCTGAAGGTTCGTACTTACAAAGTGGGAATTCTAGGCAGGGCTTTGGCCGTGTTTCAAGCAGATAATGTGATTATCTACAACGATGATCATGTGAAAAATGAAGATGGGGAAAGTGACGCAGCATTCATGGCTGAAGTTTTAAGTTTTATGGACACGCCTCAGTACCTTAGGAAACAGGCATTTCCGATTAAAAAGGAACTCAAGCATGTAGGAATACTGCCGCCGCTTAGAACTCCGCATCATCCCTTGAATAATCAACCTGACGTCGGTGATTATAGGCAAGGTTTCACAGTCAAGCGAAACAATAAGGGAACGTTTGTGGATATTGGTATGGATAAACTTGCATTCTGCAAAGAGCAACTTTCAGTCAAAAAGATTTTTGACTTTAAAATTGCTAAAATAGCTAAGAAAGAAGTAATAGTCACACCTGATAAACCAGATGACATTTACTGGGGATATGATGTAATATCCTCTAATAAGAGTCTTAAAAATAGCTTAAAATTAATTAAACCGGATCTTGTAATTGAAACTACAAGATATGGAGATTATATTGATTCTATTTTTGATGAATTAAAGCATAAAGTAGAAGAATCTAAAAGTATTGCTATTTTATTTGGTGGCCCTTATTCTTCAATTCAGGAAGATGTATCTAATGCAAATTGGGATTTAATCAAATTAAATACCATTCCGAATCAGGGTACTGAAACTGTTAGAACTGAAGAGGCAGTTGTCGCTACGCTTTCTTTATTCAACTTTATGAGATATTAA
- a CDS encoding biotin--[acetyl-CoA-carboxylase] ligase, with translation MENEIINLLKREEKLSDKTIDEIREVKIHDFADIIKEMGQEETEYLKREEIVDGLDTKIIGKEMYIFKEVMSTNTVAKFLSLNNVSNGCVILSEKQSKAKGRLGKAWQSPLGGIWLSMVLNPQVDHSKISMITLATGVAVVKTLEKLGIESAEIKWPNDVMINGKKICGILTEAITKFNTIENVIIGVGIDANFDVHELPEELQEGTTTLGIELGHKVNENEVIRIFLEEFEKIGSIFMDGEYEAILKEWRKYSYSIGKIVEVREPFSKPYDAYVLGISREGALVVEKIDGSLEKVISGECIIKN, from the coding sequence ATGGAAAATGAAATTATAAACCTGTTAAAAAGAGAAGAAAAGTTATCTGACAAGACTATTGATGAAATCCGTGAAGTCAAAATCCATGATTTTGCAGACATAATCAAGGAAATGGGACAGGAAGAAACCGAATACCTGAAAAGGGAAGAAATCGTTGATGGTTTGGATACAAAAATAATCGGAAAAGAGATGTATATCTTTAAGGAAGTAATGTCCACAAATACTGTTGCAAAATTCCTATCCCTAAACAATGTTTCAAACGGATGTGTAATTCTTTCAGAAAAGCAAAGCAAAGCAAAAGGAAGACTTGGAAAAGCATGGCAATCCCCGTTGGGCGGAATCTGGTTATCCATGGTTTTAAATCCTCAGGTGGACCATTCAAAGATTTCAATGATTACCTTAGCTACTGGCGTTGCAGTCGTGAAAACCCTTGAAAAGCTTGGAATCGAAAGTGCTGAAATCAAATGGCCTAATGACGTGATGATTAACGGCAAAAAAATCTGTGGAATCCTTACAGAAGCCATTACAAAATTCAACACCATTGAAAACGTCATTATCGGAGTCGGAATCGATGCCAACTTTGACGTTCATGAACTTCCAGAAGAGCTTCAGGAAGGAACAACGACTTTAGGCATTGAACTTGGCCATAAAGTCAACGAAAATGAAGTAATCAGAATCTTCCTTGAAGAGTTTGAAAAAATTGGCTCAATATTCATGGATGGAGAATATGAAGCCATTCTGAAAGAATGGAGAAAATATTCCTACTCAATCGGAAAGATTGTGGAAGTAAGGGAACCATTCAGTAAACCTTATGACGCTTACGTCTTAGGAATAAGCAGAGAAGGCGCACTGGTCGTTGAAAAGATTGACGGAAGTTTAGAAAAAGTAATTTCCGGAGAATGCATTATTAAAAATTAA
- a CDS encoding METTL5 family protein has product MKKITRKKHLEMRIQSIPNHPKPKVELEQYATPSVIASDLLWNALSLGDIENRNILDLGCGCGIFSIGSMLLGANSAIGVDIDEDAVEMARKCAGDFGIDNINYIVSDVCELGNDFDVDTIFQNPPFGSQKRADRGADLKFVKKAYELSPDVLYSFHMASTEDFLINYYESLSFTITHIFRYSFSIPKIYEFHTKESRDVDVIVIRAEI; this is encoded by the coding sequence ATGAAAAAAATTACCAGAAAAAAACATCTTGAAATGAGAATTCAATCAATTCCAAATCATCCGAAACCAAAAGTGGAGCTTGAGCAGTACGCAACTCCCTCAGTCATAGCTTCCGATTTGCTCTGGAACGCTTTATCTCTGGGAGATATCGAAAACAGAAATATTCTTGACTTGGGTTGTGGCTGCGGAATATTCTCAATCGGTTCAATGCTTCTTGGGGCAAATTCAGCCATTGGCGTTGACATTGATGAGGACGCAGTTGAAATGGCTCGTAAATGTGCCGGTGATTTTGGCATTGACAATATTAATTATATAGTAAGTGATGTCTGTGAGTTGGGAAATGATTTTGATGTCGATACGATATTCCAGAATCCCCCTTTCGGATCTCAAAAGAGGGCGGACAGGGGAGCTGATTTGAAATTCGTCAAAAAGGCTTATGAATTGTCTCCTGATGTTTTGTATTCCTTTCACATGGCCTCAACTGAAGATTTTTTAATTAATTATTATGAAAGCCTGTCATTTACAATAACCCATATCTTCAGGTATTCATTCTCAATTCCAAAAATATATGAATTTCATACCAAAGAATCACGTGATGTTGACGTAATTGTCATACGGGCAGAAATTTAA